The sequence GCCGGTCGTCGCCCTCTTCGGCCCCGGCACGCCGGAGCGATTCGGGCCGCGGGGCGCGCCGTCGCGCGTCCTCTGGCCGCGCTACGCGTGCAGTCCGTGCTCGAGGCGGCGATGCGGGCGCCGGGACGGCTGGTGCATGGAGTCCATCTCCGTCGAGCGGGCAGGCGCCGCGCTCGACGAGCTACTCGCGGAGACGGAAGCATGAACGACGCGCGCCAGCCCGACGTGGTCTGTCTGTCGTCCAACGACTGGACGGCGCTTCCGACCAGCAAGCATCACCTCATGTCCGTTCTCTCGAGGCGTGGACGCGTGCTCTACGTGGACCCCCCCATGGACCTCGCGTCGGTCCTCGGGCGCGCAAGGAGATGGCCCAAGCTCCGGCGGCTGCGGCAGGTCGAGGGCGGGCTGTGGGTGCTCTCGGACATCTCCCTCGTGCACCCGCCCTCTCCCCGCGCCCGCGCCGAGCGCTGCCGGCGGGCGGCCGCGCGGATCGAAGGCGCGGCGCGGCGATGCGGTCTCTCGCCTCCGGTCGTGTGGGCGTTCTCGCCGGAGCACGCGGCATGCAAGGGGCTGCTGGGGGAGCGGTTGCTCGTCTACCACGCCGCCGACGACCCGGCCTCCATGAGCAGGCACCCCGAGGAGACCGCCGCGCTCGAAGAGAGCATGCTCGATGCGTGCGACCTCGTCTTCGTGTCCTCTCAGGCGCTCCTCGAGGCGCGGGGTGGCAGGGCGCCGACGCACCGTTTGCCGAACGCCGCCGACCGGGCGCACTACGCGCGAGTGCTGTGCGGCGATCCTGCGGCGACGGCGGATGCGCTCGCATCGGCCGCGGCCAGGCCGGGAGTTCGGCCGCGCGGGCTTCCGCCCGCCGGCCGGCCGGTCGTGATGTACGGAGGGGCCGCGTACGGATGGTTCGACTGGGATCTTCTGCTTCGCGTTGCGGCGATGCGACAGGACTGGGCGTTCGTGCTCGTCGGCCCCGTGTCGGCCCGCGTGCGGCCCGGCGCGCTTTCGCGGAACGTGCTGCTCGCCGGGCGGAGGCCGTACGAGGAGTTCCCGTGGCACGTTGCGGCGGCGAGCGCCATGATCCTGCCGTGGCGCGACGGCCCGTTCTCGCGGCACGCCGATCCGATCGTGCTGTACGAAGCGCTCTTGTGCGGGAAGCCCGTCGTCACGACGCCGTTCCCGGCCGCCCTGGAGCGGGGCGGGCTGGTGCGGACGGCGGCGGGCCCGGAGGCGTTCGCCGCCGCGCTGGACGCGGCGGTCGCGGAGCCGCCTGGCGAGGGTC is a genomic window of Candidatus Effluviviaceae Genus I sp. containing:
- a CDS encoding glycosyltransferase; the protein is MNDARQPDVVCLSSNDWTALPTSKHHLMSVLSRRGRVLYVDPPMDLASVLGRARRWPKLRRLRQVEGGLWVLSDISLVHPPSPRARAERCRRAAARIEGAARRCGLSPPVVWAFSPEHAACKGLLGERLLVYHAADDPASMSRHPEETAALEESMLDACDLVFVSSQALLEARGGRAPTHRLPNAADRAHYARVLCGDPAATADALASAAARPGVRPRGLPPAGRPVVMYGGAAYGWFDWDLLLRVAAMRQDWAFVLVGPVSARVRPGALSRNVLLAGRRPYEEFPWHVAAASAMILPWRDGPFSRHADPIVLYEALLCGKPVVTTPFPAALERGGLVRTAAGPEAFAAALDAAVAEPPGEGPAAERVRFGFGNTWEHRAAAALAIIGSALASRRRRGPTRNGGS